One Skermanella pratensis genomic window, GGACCCGAAGGATCCGGTGCTCTATTTCCTGCAGAGACTGCGCGACGAGGCCCACCGTTTCGCCATCGGCACTCACCGGGCACGGCGGACCAAGGCGATCGGCCAGTCGGTGATCGACGAGATCCCGGGGATCGGGCCGTCGCGAAAGAAGGCCCTGCTGCACCATTTCGGATCGGCCCGGGGCGTCGAACGGGCGGGTCTGGCCGATCTGGAGGCAGTCGAGGGAATCAACCGGACGGTGGCGAAAAAGATTTATGACCACTTCCATCCAGACGGCTAGAATGCCGATCCAGCCGCCGGGCCTATCCAGGTCCGCCGGAATGCCGCCAATCAGAGCCTTTTGTCATGCTGACCAGCCTGCCCAATCTCCTGACACTCTCGCGGATCATCGTCATCCCGATCATCATCGGGCTGTTCTTCGTCCGTGAGCACTGGGCGGCCTGGACCGCGTGCGCCCTGTTCGCACTCGCCGCGATAACCGACTATTTCGACGGCTACCTGGCGCGGAGCTGGTCGCAGGTGTCGATCGTCGGCAAGTTCCTCGATCCGATCGCCGACAAGCTTCTGGTCGCCGCCGTGCTGTTCATGCTGGTGGCGGTGGACAAGCTGAGCGGCATCTCGGTGCTGCCGGCCGTCCTGATCCTGCTGCGGGAGGTGCTGGTCTCGGGCCTGCGCGAGTTCCTGGCCGGCATCCGCGTCGGCATGCCGGTCAGCAAGCTCGCCAAATGGAAGACCGCGATCCAGATGGTGGCGCTCGGCATCCTGATCGTGGGCGACGACGGCCCGTCCGTGCTGCCGGTCCAGTTGATCGGCGAAGTGGGCCTGTGGGCCGCCGGGCTGCTGACCCTGATCACCGGCTGGGACTACATGCACGCCGGCTGGAAGCACATGAACGAGGAACGGGAACCCGAGCCGGAACCGGTGCCGCGCCCGGCCCAGCCGCACGGCGCCAACACGGCGCGCAGCGCGGGCTGAACCCGCAGCGGAACGGCTGCGGCCATATGAGGAAACATTCGCCATGAAGCTGCTCTATTTCGCCTGGCTGCGGACCAAGACCGGGATCACCCAGGAGGAGGTGGCGCCGCCCGAGCATGTGCGCGACGTGGCGTCCCTGGTCGAGTGGCTGCGCACGCGCGGCCCCGGTTTCGCCGACGCCTTCGGAAACGCGGCGGTGGTCCGCGTGGCGGTCAACCAGGAATACGCCCGCCCCGACCATCCGCTCCGCGCCGGGGACGAGGTGGCGCTTTTCCCGCCCGTCACGGGAGGCTGAGGGACATGGCGGTCCGCGTCCAGCGGGAGGATTTCGACGTCGGCGCCGAATTGGCGGCCCTCAGCGAAGGCAACCACGGCGTCGGCGGCGTCACCAGCTTCGTCGGCCTCGTTCGCGAGATGGGCGGCGGGCCGAGCGCCATGACGCTGGAGCACTATCCGGGCATGACCGAGCGCCAGCTGGCCGAAATCGAGGCCGAGGCGCGGCGCCGCTGGCCGCTCCAGGCGACGCTGATCGTCCATCGCTACGGCCGCCTGGAGCCCGGCGACAGGATCGTGCTGGTCGCCACCGCCAGCGCCCACCGCCAGGCGGCCTTCGAGAGCTGCCATTTCCTGATCGACTGGCTGAAGACCCGCGCGCCCTTCTGGAAGCTGGAGGAGACCTCCGAGGGCGCCCGCTGGGTCGAGGCCAAGGAGGACGACGATGCCGCGGCGGCCCGGTGGGCGCCCCGGCCGCCGACGGGGGATGTCTCTCCCTGAGACTTCGGCATACAATATTCAGGCGCTCCCCTAATTACATAACATAGTATTCAATCTACATCGTTAACCAAGGTCATTCATTAGAATGCACCCAACACTTCGTATGACTTGGTAATTTTGCCGCACCCATGGCATTTTAATTAAGAGATAACTCTTTCGATCGAGTATCCATCGCGACCAATCGGGAACTTACAACGAATCGAAAGGGATCACCCATGTTCCAGCGCGATGGTGCGGGCAGTAAGTGCAGCTTTTTCAGCAAGGCCATCCAAACCGCCGCAGCCCTGTTCCTGTGCACCGGGCTGCTCGCCGCTGGTACGGCCCAGGCGCAGATCCGGATCGTCACCGGCGTCCTTCCCCCTCTGACCGATGATTCGGGAACCGACAAGGGCTTCCTGTACGACGTCGTCGAGGAGATCAAGAAGCTGGTCAAGGTTTCGGCCCCGATCGAGATGATGCTCTGGACCGACGCGTCGAAGATCGCCCAGAACGAAGCCAACATCGTGATCTTCCCGCTGACCCGGACGCCGCAGCGGGAGAACAGCTTCCGCTGGATCACCAAGATGTTCGACATGAAGCGGTCCTTCACCACCCTTCCGGGCGTGGCGCCGATCAACTCGCCGGAAGAGGCCAAGAAGATCGCCTCGATCGGCGTGCTGGAGCGCAGCTCCTCCCAGACCTTCCTGAAGGAATACGGGCTGACCAACACCGTCGAGTTCCCGTCCAACAAGGCCCTGGTCGAAGGGCTGGCCGCCGGCAAGGTCGCTTCGATCTACGGCATCAACCCGATGACCGTCAGCGAGTGGCGCGGCATCGGCCGCAAGGACCAGCTGGTGTTCGGCACTCCGGTCGAAATCACCGGTTCCTTCATCGGCACGAGCCTGAAGGGCGACCTGGTCAAGATGGAGGAGTGGCAGTCGGCCTTCGAGGTGATCCAGCAGGACGGCACCTTCGATCGCCTGCTCGCCAAGTACGGCCTGAACTGACCACGTGCAGCGACGACACCGATCCGGCTCCCGCCAAGGCGGGAGCCGGTTTCGCGTTCAGGGATAGCCCGCCGGTACCCCGATCAGCAGACGCCGTCCTGGTGGGTGTCCATGAAGTGCCGGAGCACCAGCTTCAAGCGGGCGACGTGCCGCATGTCTCCCCGTTCCTGCGCGTGCCTTATGTCGTCGAGGATGATCCCCTTGATGCAGGTCTCGCCGTCGGGACGGTGCAGAAGATAGTTCCCCATTTCCAGGGCGATCATCTCCGGCACGTGCTCGTGCTCGGCAATGGCCAGGATTTCGTTCTCGGTCAACTCACTGAGCGCGATGCAGTCCTCTATCGTGATCATGTCTTGGTACTCCTCCGGGATGCCGCCCCTGTTGACCGGGGCTCTTGTTTGATCGCGTCCGCCTCGCTGTTCCTGCCTGCCGGTCCCCCTCAGTGCGCCATCAGGACCGGCAATCCGGGATGGGACAGGACATGGCGGGTCACGCCGCCGAGGATCATTTCACGGACCCGGCTGTGGCCGTATCCCCCCATGACCAGCAGGTCGGCCCCCAGGTCGGTTACGCGGGCGACCAGGGCGCTGCCCACGGACTCCTTCGCCGGCCGGATCGTATCGACGGTAGGCTGGATGCCATGCCAGGCGAGATAGTCCGCCAGGCGGGCCGCTTCGTCGGCGGATGTGACGGCGGTGTCCGCCGTGACGATGAAGACGGACGCGGCACGGATCAGGAAGGGCATGGCCGCCGCGACCGCCCGGGCGCATTCGGCCCCGCCGTTCCAGGCGATCGCGACCGTGCCGCCGACCTTGGCCGGCGGCCGTTCCGGGGCCAGCAGCAGCGGCCGGGCCGAACCGAGCAGCGTCGCTTCCAGCGCCACCGAAAGCCGGCTGTCGCCGACCCCCACGGCCTGCGGGAAGACGACCAGGTCGGCCAGCCGCGCCTCGTGGGGGATCACGTCCTCCATCACGCCGGTCACCGACCGCATCCGGCCCGACGCCATGCCCGGGCCGGGAGCGGACTGCACGAGGGCCGCCTGGGCCGCGGCGCGCGCCGCCTCGAAATGCTTGCGGGCGACGTCGGCGTCGGCGGTGAATTCCTGCTCAGCCGCCTTCATGATCTCCTCGATCATGGCCCCGGACAGCCCGTCGCCCAGCATGGGAACCATGTCGCGCGGGTCACCGCCGACATGCAGCGCCTCCACATGGGCATCGAATGTCTTGGCGACGGCGAAGCCCATCGCGAGGACCGACCGGTCGCAGTCGCGGCCGATCAACGGCACCAGGATTTTTCGGAGCATTCCAGTCTCTCCCTCGATCGGGGAACCCTTATGGTTAGCGCAACACTAAGACCGTCGGCCACGCTCCACAATGATGCACATCAATTCGCGCAGACAATCTTGCTGCCGGCGATGAAGCCGGACCGCCATCAATTGAAGCGCAATTATCAAATGATTTTCTCTATATTTGATATGACTGATGCCGTATCGCCAATTGAAGGCACGCGAGACCAGCTGAGCGGTTCAATTTTATAACGAAGCTGGCGGCGCACCACGGCCTCGTCAGCGTCGGAAGCATCGCCGGTCCGCGACCGCACCCGAGCGATCAGAGTATCGGCGTCCGCCTCCAGCCAGACACCCCGGAACGGCACGCCGGCACTCCGCGCCATCTCCTCCAGGTCGGCCCGCTCTTCCGGCCGGGCATTGACGGCATCGACCACGACGGCGTGCCCGGCCCGGACGATGCGGCCCGCGCGCTCCAGTAGTTCGGCATAGACCCGGCGGGTCATCTCCCCGGAATAGGCCCCGGCCGGCAGCCGCTCAGTCTCCGCCACGCCGAAGAGACGCTTGCGCAGCACGTCGCTGCGCAGGACCACCGCCCCCGGTGCCGGGCCGATTCCGGGAGCCAGGGCGCGTGCGACCGTCGTCTTGCCGGTTCCGGACAGGCCGCCAAGCGCCACCATCATCGGTCCGGGCGGATGGATCGCGGCCACGGCATGGTCCAGGTAGGCCGCGGCTTCGGCATGGGCCGCCGCCGGATCGGGCTGCGCCGCGGCACCGCTCGCCAGCACCTTGGCCCGGACGGCGGCGCGGGCGGACAGGAACAGCGGCAGCAGCGCCAGCCCGTCGCAGTCGCCCGTCAATTCGAGCATCCGGTTCAGCAGCGTGTTGGCGAGCGGACGGAGCCCGCGATGCTCCAGGTCCATCAGCAGGAAGGCCAGGTCGTACAGCACGTCGATGACGGCGATGTCGTCGTTGAACTCGACGCAGTCGAACAGCGTGGGCCGCCCGTCGACCAGGCAGATGTTCCGCAGGTGCAGGTCGCCGTGGCAGAACCGGACGAACCCGCCGTCGCGCCGCCGGTCCAGCAGCCCCCCGAACCGGTCGAGCGCGGCGGTCGAGGCCTCGCCGAGGGCTTGGACCCGGTCGGGCGAAAAGACGTCCGGCCGTTCCGCCAGTTCCGCGACATTGTCCTCGACCACCCAGCGCATGGCGCCGGCCCCGCCGCGGTCGGTCACCACCTCGGCCCCGCCATGGAAAGACGCGATGGTCTCCGCGAGATCGCGCATCAGGCCGGCGGAGAGGGCACCGCGATCGGCCATGCGGTCGAACAGGGTGTCCTGGTCCAGCCGCGCCATCACCACGACCCAGTCGATCGGGACGCCTTGCGGATCTGAAAGGGGTGTCCCGATCCCGCCCAGCGCCAGGGAGCCGTCGGGTCGGCGCAGCACGGGGGCCGTCCCGAGATAGACCGACGGCGCCGTGCGCCGGTTCAGCCGAACCTCCGCCTCGCAGGCGGCGCGCCGGCGCTCGACGGTGCCGTAGTCCATGTAGGGGAAACGCACCGCGCGCTTCAGCTTGTAGACGCGGTCGCCGGCCAGGAAGACGATGCTTCCGTGGGTATCGACGCGCTCGACCGCGGCGCCCCCATAGGTATCCGGGGCGGACAGGAAAGCCACGACGCCGGCCTGGTCCGAAGGGTCGGGATGATCGGTCATGGCCCAGTCTAGCAGCCGCCCCGCCCGGCAGGGAAGAAAGAGGCGGAGGAGCCGGTCGCTACCGCACCGCGGCGGACGTTTCCATAAAACGCAATCCTTAACCATTGACAGGCGAATCGGTCCGACGCATCGTTCCGGCACCGCGGCGCAGCACCTCCGGCGCGCCGTCCCGCCTGGACCAAGCTTCCCCGGAAGCCCCGACAAGGGAGAGACCGACGCCATGCCACGGCGCCCCCTCGCACCCGTTGCCGGTGCCGTTCCGGGCCGTAACCGCCCCACGAAAGCCCGCAAGATGCCTCAGGACGCCCCGGTCCCCGCCCTCGCCCCTCTTCCGACCGCGCCAGGCCCGGCATCGGAACCCGCACGGTCCCCGGTGGCGGACCTGCGCTGGCCGCTGCTGACCGGCGACGCCTGTTTTCCCGCGGGAAGCGCATCTCCCGCCGATCTCGCCGCCCTGACGGCGGAACTGGGCGAAGCCTTGAGGCGGTTCTCCGCCGCGACCGACGACGATCCGTTCAGCAATCCGGTGCAGCGGGTGGCGCTGGAGCTGTCGCGCAAGATCGAGGACGGCTCGGTCTCCTACGCGACGCTGGAGCAGCTGATCCAGTACCTGTCGGCCGACGGCTTCATCGGCCGCGCCGCCCGCCTGTCGCGCTATATCGGGGAGATGGATCCGGAGGCCAACGCCGCGTCCCTGGTCGCCCGGATCCGCGCATTGGCCGTGCCGCCCGGCACCGAGGCGCCGGTGCCGTTCGAGGCGTTCCGTGCCCAGGTGGAGCGCGAGCTTTTCGGCATCGTCATGACCGCGCACCCGACCTTCAACCTGTCGGGCGAGCTGATGGAGCTGCTGACGACCCTGGCCTCGGGCCACGCCGGCGACGGCACGCCGCTGTCGGACTCGACCCGGGCCGAGCTGATCGAGCACATGGCCGGGCTGGTCCACCGCCCCGACGACGACCTGAGCCTGACCCGCGAGCATACCCTGTCGCTGATCGCGATCGGCAACGTCCAGGCGGCGTTGCGCCGGCTCTACGAGATCGTCTACGCCGTCGCGGAGGAGGTCTATCCCGAGCGCTGGACCGATCTGACGCCCAAGATGATCACCGTGGCGAGCTGGGTCGGCTACGACCTGGACGGGCGGTCGGACATCAAGTGGACCGACACGCTGCGCAAGCGCCTGATCGTCCAGGCCGGCCAGCTTCGCCATTACCGGGAGGAGGTGCGCGCGGTGCGCGGCCTCGCCTCGTCCGGCGAGGAGATCCGCCACACCCTGGACCTGCTCGAATCGCGGCTGGCGCTGGCGATCAACGAGGTGACGGACGAGATCGGCGTGTTCGGCCAGGACCCGGGAGAGGCCGGCGCCCTGCCCCACATCCAGCGGATCGCCCAGCGCATGCATGACGGCATCTCGCTGCGGCTGATCGACAACTCCCAGGCGACCGGGCTGATCGACCGGATCATCCGGCTGGCGACATCCGGCGGCACCGACCGCGATCCGGCGATCCGCCGGCTGTGCACCCTGCGGGCCGAACTGGCGAACTACGGCCTGGGCATGGCGCATACCCATGTCCGGATCAACGCGACCCAGCTGCACAACGCGATCCGAAAGACAGTCGGGATGGAGACGGCGCCCGACGACCCGCGCTACCGCCAGTCCTACCTGGCGTCGCTGAACGACCTGCTGGACAAGGTCAGGCCGCAGACGATCAATTTCGGCTCGATCATGTCGGAGCGGACTTCGGCCAAGCGGCTGTTCATGATCGTGGCCCAGATGCTGAAATATGCCGACGCCACCACTCCCGTCCGCTTCCTGATCGCCGAGTGCGAGTCCGCCTTCACACCGCTGACGGCGCTCTACTACGCCCGCCTGTTCGGGGTCGCCGACAAGATCGACATCAGCCCGCTGTTCGAGACGGAGAAGGCTCTGGAACTGGGCAGCCGGGTGATCGACCAGCTGCTGGAGAACCCGCACTACCGGGCCTATGTCCAGGCCCGCGGGCGGCTATGCATCCAGACCGGCTTCTCCGACGCGGGACGCTACCTGGGGCAGACGCCGGCCTCCGCCTCGATCGAGCGGCTCCGGCTGCGCATCGCGCGGCTATTCCCCAAGCACGGCCTGACCGGCGTGCAGCTGGTGATCTTCGACACCCACGGCGAGTCGATCGGCCGCGGCGCCCACCCCGCCGGGTTCGAGGAGCGGCTGAGCTATACCGCCACACCCTATTCCCTGGAGTTCCTGGCCGACAACAAGGTGGACTTCAAGCAGGAGGTCAGCTTCCAGGGCGGCGACGGCTTCCTGTATTTCGTGACGCCGGCCGGCGCCTTCGCGGTGGTCACCCGGATCCTGGAGCACATGTTCGGCGACCGGGGCGACGCCCGGGGCGACCCGTTCTACGAGGACCCGGACTACATCACCGAGTTCTTCACCACGGTGAAGGAGTTCCAGGTCTCGCTGGTGAAGAACCCGGACTATGCGACGCTGCTGGGCGCCTTCGGCACCAACCTGCTGTTCCCGTCGGGCAGCAGGGCGATCAAGCGCCAGCACGACAGCGCCGACGACAGCGAGCAGGCCTCGGTCAGCCAGATCCGGGCGATCCCGCACAACGCGATCCTTCAGCAGCTGGGCCTGCCGGCCAACACGATCAGCGGCGTCGGCGAGGCGATCGGCAAGGACCCGGAGCGGTTCCGCCAGCTCTATGCCCGGTCCAGCCGGTTCCGCCATCTGATCGGCATGGTCGAGTACGGCGCCGCGATCGCATCGCCCGACGCGCTGCGGGCCTACGTGGACACCCTCGATCCCGGGCTGTGGCTGCTGCGCGCTGCCAAGACGCCGGACAAGGCGCGGGCGGAGGAGATGCGGCGGCTGGCGCGGTACCTGGAGGATACCCAGCTCCACGCCCGCCAGACCAAGGTCGGCCGCAGGCTCTTCGCGGACTATTGCCTGTTGCGCGACGGGCTGGGGCAGATCGAGGGCGGCGGCTGCGGAGCGCTGGTGACCCCGGCCGCGCGGGAACAGCTGGCCATCCTTCACGCGGTCCGGATCGCGCTGATCCACGAGATCTTCCTGCTGGCGACCCACATCCCGCAGTTCAGCAGCCAGCACAACACGACCCATGCCCGGCTGCTGATGCGGGTGCTCCACCTGGACATCCCGACCGCGGTCAGCCAGCTGGAACGCATCTTCCCCGCGACCACCGACGCCGCCGTGAACGGGGATTTCGGCGAGCGGGCGACCTATGCCAGCGACGAGAGCCAGAACTACCAGCGGGAGAACGAGGATATCTTCAAGCCGATGAACGGCCTGTACGAACTGCTGCGCCGGGTCAGCGTCGGCGTCGTACACCGCATCGGCTTCTTCGGCTGAGGCGCTCCGGCCGGCAACTTCCCGGGTCTGCCGGCGTTGATGCGGCATCTGGTCAGCGTCTGGAGGTCCGCCATTTCCACCACGAATCTACTGCTCGCCGTGGCGCTCCTGGCCGCCGGGCTGGCGATCCTCTATGGGCTGGCGCGCGGACTGCTATGGCTGGTCCGCCGGGGGGCGGAGCGGCTCCAGGGACCCGTGAAGATGTCGCGGCACTGGGTGCGCGACCGGCCGGTGGTGGCGCTGTTGGAGAGCCGCTTCCCGCGGGCGTTCCGATTCGTCAAGGCGCGGCTGAGCACCCGCCCGTTCACCGGGCTGCCCTTGACGCTGATGGTGATCTTCGCGGTCTACCTGGTGGCCTTGTTCGGCGGGATGGTGCAGGACCTGCACGAGGCCGAGGACCTGGTGGCGATGGACACGGCGGTGGACCGCTGGTTCGACAGCCACCGGGTCGAACCCTTCATCGGGGCCATGGTCTGGCTGACCCTGTGGGGCCAGGGACCGACCATCACCATCGTCGGGCTGGTCGCTTCCCTGCTGTGGTGGAGCAGCAGCCGCGGCCATCTGGTGGTCCCTTTCTGGATCTGCCTGATCGGGGCCCAGGTGACGACCTGGACCGCCAAATACGTGATCGCGCGCGAGCGGCCCGGCGCCTGGGACCTGCTGGAGGAGCACAGCCCGGCCTTCCCCAGCGGCCACGCCACCGCCGCCATCTCCGTCTACGGGTTCATCGCCTACAGCGTCTGGCGGACCATCCAGACCCAGCCGCGCGCCCGCTTCGAAGTGTTGTTCTGGGGAGCGGTGGCGATCATGCTGATCGGCTTCAGCCGGATCTATCTGAGCGTCCACTTCGTCAGCGATGTCGCCAGCGGCTATCTGGTCGGCGGCTTCTGGCTGGCCGTCGCCGTGACGGTGACGGAGTGGCGCACGGCCCGGCGCGACGGCGGGCGGAACCCCAACGATCATGGGGCGGATCGGGAGTCCGATAGGGGGCCGCCCCTTGACCTGATCGGGACTTAGACCAAAGTACAGCGTTACAGTCTCGTCCGGGACGCTATTATAGCGTTCCTTACCGCGAAAAGGTGAGGCGAGTGCTGCTCGTAACATCAACCTGGAGAGGATCACGCTATGAAGTGGAAGACCCCGCGCATCGTCGAGATCGCCGTCGGCATGGAAATCAACTGCTACGCCTGCGCTGAGATCTAAGCTATCCGCCCCCGCCTGCGGTTGAAGACTGGATACGGCCGTGAAAATAGTTGTGCTGGGCTCGGCCGCCGGCGGTGGCTACCCTCAATGGAACTGCAATTGCGACACTTGCCGGCGCGCCCGCTCCGGTGATCCGGCGGCCAAGCCCCGGACGCAGTCTTCGCTCGCGATCAGCGCCGACGGCGAGCGTTGGTTCCTGCTGAACGCGTCTCCCGACCTGCGCCAGCAGATCCTGGCCACTCCCCTGCTCCACCCGCGCCACGGCAAGCGGCACAGCCCGATCTCCGGGGTCGTCCTGACCAACGGCGACGTGGACCATATCGCGGGACTGATAAACCTGCGCGAAAGCCAGCCGCTGTCGCTCTACGCGACCTCTCGCATCCATGCGGTGTTGGCCGCCAACAGCATCTTCCAGGTGCTCAACCCCGACCTCGTCGAGCGCCGCACCCTGGCGCTGAACGATCCGGTCGAACTGGTGGGCCCCGACGGCCCGAGCGGCATCCGCGTCGAGATTTTCGCCGTGCCGGGCAAAGTGGCGCTCTATCTGGAGGATGCCGCCCCGGTGCTGGACGGCGAGACCGAGGACACCGTGGGATTGCGCATCAGTGGCGGCGGCAAGAGCTTCTTCTACGTTCCCGGCTGCGCGAAGCTGACGCCGGCATTGGCCGACCGCCTGCGCGGGGCCGACCTGCTGCTGTTCGACGGCACCCTGTGGCGAGACGACGAGATGGTCCTGAACGGCGTCGGCACGAAGACCGGCCGGCGCATGGGCCACATGAGCGTTTCCGGCCCCGACGGGTCGCTTGCCGCCTTCGCCGATCTCGGCATCCGGCGCAAGATCTTCATCCACATCAACAACACCAACCCCATCCTGCTGGATGACAGCCCGGAACGCGCCGCCGTGGAAGAGGCCGGCTGGGAAGTGGGGGAAGACGGACGGGAAGTTTCGCCATGACCGAACTGCTGAGCCAGGACCAGCTCGAAGAACGCCTCCGCGCCATAGGCGCCGCGCGCTACCACAGCCTTCACCCGTTCCACCAGCTTCTGCACACCGGCAAGCTGGATTTCGGCCAGGTGCAGGCCTGGGCGTTGAACCGCTACTATTACCAGTGCAACATCCCGATCAAGGACTCGATCGTGCTGTCGCGCCTGACCAATGTCGAGGACCGGCGGGCCTGGCGCCAGCGCATCATCGACCATGACGGCACCCAGCCCGGAGAAGGCGGCATCGCCCGCTGGCTGAAGCTGACCGAGGGGCTGAAGCTCGACACCGCCTATGTGGAGAGCTGCGCCGGAATCCTGCCCGCGACCAAGTTCGCGGTGGAGGCCTATGTCCATTTCGTGCGCCACCGGACCGTGCTCGAGGCGGTCGCCTCGTCGCTGACCGAATTGTTCTCGCCCGGCATCATCCAGAACCGGGTCTCCGGGATGCTGGCGAACTACGACTTCATCAGCAAGGAGACGCTGGCCTATTTCAACAACCGCTTGACCGAGGCACCGCGCGACGCCGACTTCGCGCTGGCCTACGTCAAGCGGGAGGCCCGGCGCCCCGACCAGCAGCAGGCTGTCCTGGCGGCGCTGGAATTCAAGTGCGACGTGCTGTGGGCCCAGCTCGACGCGCTCTACCACGCCTATGTCGCACCAGGACATATCCATCCCGGCGCCTTCGTGCCCGAGCGGCGCTGACGTCATGGCGACGATCACCGAGGAAAGCGTGCCGCGACTGCCGCGGCACGTGAAGTTCCGGTTCGACCAGGCCCGCGAGGCGTGGGTCGTGCTAGCCCCGGAAAAAGTCTTCATGCCCGACGAAATCGCGGTCGAGGTCCTGAAACGCTGCGACGGGGATACCACCTTGAAGGACATCATCGACGATCTGGCGCGGACCTTCGAGGCGGAACGCGACGTGGTCGCCGCCGACGTGGTCGCCATGCTCCAGGATCTGTCCGACAAGGGGATCATCACGACATGAACGCCCTCTCGCCGTCTCCCGCGAAGGACAGCACCGGCAAGGCCCCTCCGGCGCCGCCGCTGGCGCTGCTGGCCGAGCTGACCCACCGCTGCCCGCTGCAATGCCCCTACTGCTCCAACCCGGTGGAGCTGGAACGCTCCGGCGCGGAGCTGGACACGGCGACCTGGAAGCGGGTCCTGACCGAGGCGGCGGAGCTGGGCATCCTTCAGGTCCATTTCTCCGGCGGCGAGCCGACCGTGCGGAAGGACCTGGCGGAACTGATCCGGCATGCGGCCAAGCTCGGCTGCTACACCAACCTGATCACCTCCGGCGTCCTGCTCGACGCGGCCCGGCTGAAGGAACTGTACGACGCCGGGCTGGACCACGTGCAGCTCAGCTTCCAGGATACCGACGTCGGCAGCGCCGAGCGGATCGGCAATTTCGCGGGCGCCCAGGCCCGCAAGCTGGAGGTCGCGCGCCTGACCCGCGAGGCGGGACTGCCGCTGACCGTCAACGCCGTCGTCCACCGGCACAATCTCGGCCGGCTGGAGGAGATGATCCAGCTCGCCCTCGACCTGGGAGCGGAACGGCTGGAAGTCGCCCATGTCCAGTATTATGGCTGGGCGCTGAAGAACCGCGCGGCGCTGCTGCCGACCCGCGAGCAGCTCGACCGCGCGACCGAGGTGGTGACCAAGGCGCGGGAGCGGCTGAAGGGCCGGCTGATGATCGACTACGTCGTCCCGGACTACTACGCCAAGCGCCCGAAATCCTGCATGGGCGGCTGGGGCCGCCAGTTCCTCAACGTGTCGCCGGCCGGCAAGGTGCTGCCCTGCCACGCCGCCGAGAGCATCACCGGGCTGGAGTTCGACCGCGTCCAGGACCGCCCTCTGGGAGAGATCTGGCGGAACTCCGCGGCGTTCCAGGCCTACCGGGGCACCGATTGGATGCCCGAGACCTGCCGGACCTGCGACCGCCGCGAGATCGACTGGGGCGGCTGCCGCTGCCAGGCCTTCGCGCTGACCGGCAAGGCCGACGCGGTCGACCCGGCCTGCGGGCTGTCGCCGTTCCACGACGAGATCTTCGCCCTGGCGGAACGGGAAGCGGGCGCCGCTCCCCCGCCCTTCGTCTACCGCCGCATCGGTGGGGCTTGACTCACGACTCCGTCGGCACCGGGCAGCGCTTACCGGTCCAGGGCGGCGGCGCCGGGTCGGTCATGACGCCCTGGGCGCCGACGCCGGACAGGACGATCTGATCGTCGGCGACGAGGTCGTAGAATTGGGTATAGCCACCCTCGAAGACGATGGTGAAGCGGGGACCCAGCTCCTTGTAAGCCGATATCGCGCGCTTCTCGGTGCCGCCGAAGGTGCTCCACGAGGTCTGGATGCCGTCTTCCCATTGCAGGTAGCCGATGTCGCACCGCGCGCCCCAGCGCCCGCGCAGCGGCGCCGGGACGGACGCCGTGCCCGTCACGGCGCGGGCGGCTTCGAAGCGGGACCGTGCGTCGGCCAGCCGTGACAGCGCGGTCTCGCGGTCGATCGGGTTCGGCGTCCACTCCATGTGGGGCGGCGGCTCGGCATCGGAGCAGCGGACCAGCGTCGGCCCGCCCTCGTGCAGCCCCGT contains:
- the pgsA gene encoding CDP-diacylglycerol--glycerol-3-phosphate 3-phosphatidyltransferase — translated: MLTSLPNLLTLSRIIVIPIIIGLFFVREHWAAWTACALFALAAITDYFDGYLARSWSQVSIVGKFLDPIADKLLVAAVLFMLVAVDKLSGISVLPAVLILLREVLVSGLREFLAGIRVGMPVSKLAKWKTAIQMVALGILIVGDDGPSVLPVQLIGEVGLWAAGLLTLITGWDYMHAGWKHMNEEREPEPEPVPRPAQPHGANTARSAG
- the moaD gene encoding molybdopterin converting factor subunit 1 — translated: MKLLYFAWLRTKTGITQEEVAPPEHVRDVASLVEWLRTRGPGFADAFGNAAVVRVAVNQEYARPDHPLRAGDEVALFPPVTGG
- a CDS encoding molybdenum cofactor biosynthesis protein MoaE, with the protein product MAVRVQREDFDVGAELAALSEGNHGVGGVTSFVGLVREMGGGPSAMTLEHYPGMTERQLAEIEAEARRRWPLQATLIVHRYGRLEPGDRIVLVATASAHRQAAFESCHFLIDWLKTRAPFWKLEETSEGARWVEAKEDDDAAAARWAPRPPTGDVSP
- a CDS encoding substrate-binding periplasmic protein gives rise to the protein MFQRDGAGSKCSFFSKAIQTAAALFLCTGLLAAGTAQAQIRIVTGVLPPLTDDSGTDKGFLYDVVEEIKKLVKVSAPIEMMLWTDASKIAQNEANIVIFPLTRTPQRENSFRWITKMFDMKRSFTTLPGVAPINSPEEAKKIASIGVLERSSSQTFLKEYGLTNTVEFPSNKALVEGLAAGKVASIYGINPMTVSEWRGIGRKDQLVFGTPVEITGSFIGTSLKGDLVKMEEWQSAFEVIQQDGTFDRLLAKYGLN
- a CDS encoding universal stress protein is translated as MLRKILVPLIGRDCDRSVLAMGFAVAKTFDAHVEALHVGGDPRDMVPMLGDGLSGAMIEEIMKAAEQEFTADADVARKHFEAARAAAQAALVQSAPGPGMASGRMRSVTGVMEDVIPHEARLADLVVFPQAVGVGDSRLSVALEATLLGSARPLLLAPERPPAKVGGTVAIAWNGGAECARAVAAAMPFLIRAASVFIVTADTAVTSADEAARLADYLAWHGIQPTVDTIRPAKESVGSALVARVTDLGADLLVMGGYGHSRVREMILGGVTRHVLSHPGLPVLMAH
- a CDS encoding AAA family ATPase; this encodes MTDHPDPSDQAGVVAFLSAPDTYGGAAVERVDTHGSIVFLAGDRVYKLKRAVRFPYMDYGTVERRRAACEAEVRLNRRTAPSVYLGTAPVLRRPDGSLALGGIGTPLSDPQGVPIDWVVVMARLDQDTLFDRMADRGALSAGLMRDLAETIASFHGGAEVVTDRGGAGAMRWVVEDNVAELAERPDVFSPDRVQALGEASTAALDRFGGLLDRRRDGGFVRFCHGDLHLRNICLVDGRPTLFDCVEFNDDIAVIDVLYDLAFLLMDLEHRGLRPLANTLLNRMLELTGDCDGLALLPLFLSARAAVRAKVLASGAAAQPDPAAAHAEAAAYLDHAVAAIHPPGPMMVALGGLSGTGKTTVARALAPGIGPAPGAVVLRSDVLRKRLFGVAETERLPAGAYSGEMTRRVYAELLERAGRIVRAGHAVVVDAVNARPEERADLEEMARSAGVPFRGVWLEADADTLIARVRSRTGDASDADEAVVRRQLRYKIEPLSWSRVPSIGDTASVISNIEKII